A portion of the Lolium rigidum isolate FL_2022 chromosome 1, APGP_CSIRO_Lrig_0.1, whole genome shotgun sequence genome contains these proteins:
- the LOC124652017 gene encoding uncharacterized protein LOC124652017: protein MCETVVCRQPKSESCSPATAAKSSRRKKIAAALSCTAALLAALRSGRSRRAAIASELGVSAELERSDGRRSCHVAAATGAEFGRRSRIHCACSSAAFGSGSVLQSTSTAENPIVQPGPARYFRARQPSGRASCRAKIAGPGLPVVSARHHIAGLFIHGSQICNSPIERFRLLPDVIPQASIGRRILSPSSPARCLRPSSPNAFERPHTSPIVVRPDFSYQVTRASHCPRISSAPILLRPRFQLQVPRASPCPPLGPMAGRLLSKLPPSVGKILWGEKWSSTLASATPPFIYRPHASYRKKHNVLQKLSSKYGRLMYGDKWIWRQKFFVPRNANEIKKGLYQINADRYFANLRGADIPGGRDKLQGKVKEAHKYVELIVDTAKLFTIPLQTIAVGLTSTIVITSFLKEHNRPGTIVKAVDKMAASARAEYDSHETPDSGEELHKNTGSSDIK, encoded by the exons ATGTGCGAGACTGTAGTGTGCAGGCAACCAAAGTCCGAGTCGTGCTCCC CTGCGACGGCAGCCAAGTCCTCCCGAAGAAAGAAGATTGCTGCAGCTCTGAGCTGCACGGCGGCCCTCCTCGCTGCGCTCCGGTCAGGCCGGAGCCGTCGAGCCGCGATAGCCTCCGAGCTTGGCGTGTCAGCTGAACTCGAGCGCAGCGATGGGCGACGCTCCTGTCATGTTGCTGCAGCAACCGGAGCGGAGTTCGGGCGCCGCAGCCGGATCCACTGCGCCTGCTCTTCAGCGGCGTTCGGATCTGGATCCGTTCTTCAGTCAACCAGTACCGCCGAAAACCCAATTGtccagcccggcccggcccggtacTTCAGGGCACGCCAGCCATCGGGCCGGGCCTCCTGCCGGGCGAAAATAGCAGGGCCTGGCCTGCCGGTGGTTTCCGCCCGACACCACATCGCTGGTCTATTTATCCATGGCAGCCAAATTTGCAATTCGCCGATCGAGCGCTTCCGCCTCCTGCCTGACGTTATTCCACAAG CCTCGATCGGTCGGCGGATCCTCTCGCCCTCCTCGCCTGCGCGGTGTCTCCGGCCGTCGTCCCCCAACGCTTTCGAGCGCCCCCATACTTCTCCG ATCGTAGTGCGCCCGGATTTCAGCTACCAAGTCACCAGGGCCTCTCACTGCCCACGGATTTCGAGCGCCCCAATACTTCTCAG ACCCCGATTTCAGCTACAAGTCCCCAGGGCCTCTCCCTGTCCACCACTCG GTCCAATGGCGGGACGCTTACTTAGCAAGCTGCCCCCCTCAGTCGGGAAGATCCTGTGGGGCGAAAAGTGGTCCTCCACCCTCGCTTCAGCTACCCCACCTTTCATCTACCGGCCACATGCAAG CTACCGAAAGAAACATAACGTCCTTCAGAAGCTGTCTAGCAAGTACGGGAGGTTGATGTATGGGGATAAATGGATTTGGAGACAG AAATTCTTTGTCCCGCGCAATGCGAATGAG ATTAAGAAAGGGCTTTATCAGATTAATGCTGACCGATACTTTGCGAACCTACGTGGTGCAGATATA CCTGGTGGTAGAGATAAGCTCCAGGGAAAAGTGAAAGAGGCGCATAAATACGTTGAGCTCATAGTTGACACCGCAAAGCTATTCACTATTCCCCTACAGACGATTGCTGTAGGTTTGACCAGTACCATAGTAATAACCAGTTTCCTAAAGGAGCACAACCGGCCCGGAACCATTGTCAAAGCTGTTGATAAGATG GCTGCTTCTGCTAGGGCGGAGTATGATAGCCATGAGACCCCCGACAGTGGGGAGGAACTCCACAAGAACACTGGTAGCTCAGACATCAAGTGA